In Papaver somniferum cultivar HN1 chromosome 9, ASM357369v1, whole genome shotgun sequence, the genomic stretch CTTCCTATGGTTATAATAGACAATATATTTCTGTTACCTTATTTATCTGGGAGAATATACGATATGCAATAAAGTCTCCCAGATTTTCCTGTAACTCTATTTATATGATTTTATGGAATAAGAATAACCAACGGATTGATTAACATCCGATATGGTATCACGAGGCCAAAAAcggtcctccttcttcttcttctaaaaacaccaacAACACCAATAATCATCAATGGCAAACAATCGATCCTTACCGAGTAATAAAAACACCTTACATCCGGCTTTCGCCGTTTCCAACATCAAAGTTTTGATCCCTGTTACACTAGATATCAAACAAGACGAATACTCTTCATGGGTTCTCCtatttcaacttcatcttcaagcgCACAACCTCCTTTTTCTTATAGACAGTTCTTCCCCCACACCAGATCTTGACGATGCCACCATCCTACAGCTTGACGCCCTATGCCGtcaatggatgttctccaccatgaCCAAAGATCTGATGCTGACTGTTCTCAAAACTGGAAAAACTGCGAAGGATTTGTGGGATCATCTCAAACGTCTCTTCCAAGACAACAAAGGAAACCGCGCTGCCAGCCTTGAAAGTAAGTTTGTCAATCTAAGATTTATTGACTGTAACAACGTTGATGATTATTGTGATAAGCTACAGGAACTCTCCAGTCGATTGAGTGACCTCGAGTTTCCAATGGATGAAAAACGACTAGTTATCCAGCTCGTCAATGGACTTCCGGAGGAATATAATACTGTTGCCTCCTTCATTCAACAATCAATGCCATCGT encodes the following:
- the LOC113312761 gene encoding uncharacterized protein LOC113312761, which produces MANNRSLPSNKNTLHPAFAVSNIKVLIPVTLDIKQDEYSSWVLLFQLHLQAHNLLFLIDSSSPTPDLDDATILQLDALCRQWMFSTMTKDLMLTVLKTGKTAKDLWDHLKRLFQDNKGNRAASLESKFVNLRFIDCNNVDDYCDKLQELSSRLSDLEFPMDEKRLVIQLVNGLPEEYNTVASFIQQSMPSFDTARSQLRTEEIRREHQSTSNTHAALAAGTPHTSHHFLLLHSVINKGIAQRRCFQIQQAQRFSTAAPY